One Camelina sativa cultivar DH55 chromosome 3, Cs, whole genome shotgun sequence genomic window carries:
- the LOC104776346 gene encoding synaptonemal complex protein 1-like isoform X1 has product MQKLGFPAMKSLDQLRSMSGSAKTHSFSTRPPQDSVVSGSFSNLKLTAEKLVKDQAAMRTDLELANCKLKKSVEHVYALEDKLQNAFNENAKLRVRQKEDEKLWRGLESKFSSTKALCDQLTETLQHLASQVQDAEKDKDFFESKFNTSSEAIDSLNQQMQDMSLSLDAAKANITSRDKEFEELKLEKEQKDIYYLNEQCRTASIIEKKDAEITKLEATAAERKLNVENLNSQLEKVHLELTTKEDEVKDLVSIQEKLEKEKTSVQLSANELFEKLVSSEQEVKKLDDLVRYLAAELTNLDKKNLTFTEKFGQLSGLYDTHFLLLQKDRDLAIDRAQRSFDQLQREFFSVTAKKEALESAGKELNEKIVELQADKESLISQVSGIRCSTSQTIDKLESEAKGLVSKNAETESVISKLKKEIESLLGSLKTLEDKKQELSLNISSMEVKNKEKCEKLQADAQRQVEELETLQKESESHQLQADLLAKEVNELQTVIEEKGRLIHQCKEDEKKLNQQINKDKELLVTAETKLVEAKKQYDLMLESKQLELSRHLKELSQRNDQAINDIRRKYDVEKQEIINAEKDKVENMIKELSTKYDKELSHCKEESKRQLLTIQEEHASLSLSIREEHESKELNLKAKYDQELRQNQIQAENELKERITALKSEHDAQLKAFKCQYEDDCKKLQEELDLQRKKEERQRALVQLQWKVMSDNPPEEQEVNSNKNYSILKDSRLGGSKRSEHIRVRADNNDEQDSPFVKAKETPVPKILKKAQHVNTGSVLSIPNPKHHSRGTHRDYEVETNNGRITKRRKTRNTAIEEPQRRRTRASPKLTPQSVAKGAVRTGHLGSANIGDLFSEGSLNPYADDPYAFD; this is encoded by the exons ATGCAGAAGTTAGGGTTTCCGGCGATGAAAAGCTTGGATCAACTCCGATCGATGTCCGGATCGGCGAAGACGCACTCCTTCTCCACTCGTCCGCCGCAGGATTCCGTCGTCTCCGGAAGTTTCTCGAATCTGAAGCTCACTGCAG AGAAGCTGGTGAAGGATCAGGCGGCTAtgagaacagatctagaactggCG AATTGTAAGCTGAAAAAGTCAGTGGAGCATGTCTATGCCTTAGAGGATAAACTTCAGAACGCTTTTAATGAGAATGCTAAGCTCAGAGTTAGGCAAAAGGAAGATGAAAAGCTTTGGAGAGGATTGGAGTCTAAGTTCTCTTCAACAAAGGCTCTGTGTGATCAGCTTACTGAGACTCTGCAGCACTTGGCTTCCCAAGTTCAGGATG CTGAGAAGGATAAGGACTTTTTCGAGAGCAAATTCAATACTAGTTCAGAAGCAATAGACTCTTTAAACCAGCAAATGCAAGATATGTCTTTAAGCTTAGATGCTGCTAAAGCGAACATCACAAGCA GGGATAAGGAATTTGAGGAGCTCAAACTCGAGAAAGAACAGAAGGATATATACTATCTAAATGAACAGTGCAGAACTGCCAGTATCATAGAGAAGAAAG ATGCTGAGATAACAAAGTTGGAAGCAACTGCAGCCGAAAGAAAACTCAACGTTGAAAACTTGAATTCCCAACTAGAAAAGGTACATCTTGagttaacaacaaaagaagacgAGGTCAAAGACCTTGTTAGTATCCAAGagaaattggaaaaagaaaagacgaGTGTTCAGCTGAGTGCAAATGAACTGTTTGAAAAACTGGTCAGCTCCGAACAGGAGGTTAAAAAGCTCGATGACCTGGTCCGCTACTTGGCAGCCGAGTTGACTAATCTGGATAAAAAGAATTTGACCTTCACGGAGAAGTTTGGTCAACTTAGTGGCCTATATGATACCCACTTTCTGTTGCTGCAAAAAGACAGAGATCTTGCAATTGATCGTGCTCAAAGATCATTCGATCAACTCCAGCGTGAGTTCTTTAGCGTAACTGCCAAAAAAGAAGCTTTGGAATCAGCAGGAAAGGAACTAAACGAGAAAATAGTTGAGCTCCAGGCTGATAAGGAGTCTTTAATATCTCAAGTTTCTGGGATACGGTGTTCTACAAGCCAGACCATTGATAAACTGGAGTCTGAAGCAAAAGGACTAGTTTCAAAGAATGCTGAAACAGAATCAGTGATTTCGAAGCTGAAAAAGGAGATAGAAAGTTTATTGGGAAGTTTGAAGACATTAGAGGATAAGAAG CAAGAATTGTcattaaatatttcatcaatggaggtgaaaaacaaagagaaatgcGAGAAACTGCAGGCAGATGCCCAGAGACAAGTTGAGGAATTAGAGACCTTGCAGAAAGAGAGTGAGAGCCATCAGCTGCAGGCGGACTTATTGGCAAAAGAGGTGAACGAGCTCCAAACCGTCATAGAGGAGAAAGGGCGTCTTATCCACCAGTGCAAGGAAGACGAGAAGAAGTTGAACCAACAAATCAATAAG GACAAGGAGTTACTGGTAACTGCTGAAACTAAGCTTGTAGAAGCAAAGAAGCAATATGATCTGATGCTAGAAAGCAAACAGTTGGAATTATCAAGGCACTTGAAAGAATTATCACAGAGGAACGACCAG GCAATTAATGATATCAGGAGGAAGTATGACGTGGAGAAGCAGGAAATTATCAATGCTGAAAAGGATAAG GTTGAAAATATGATCAAAGAGTTGTCCACTAAATATGATAAAGAACTCTCACATTgcaaagaagaatcaaagaggCAACTGCTGACCATTCAAGAGGAACATGCTTCTCTG AGTCTCAGTATTCGGGAAGAGCATGAGAGTAAGGAGCTCAATCTCAAAGCCAAGTATGACCAGGAACTGAGACAGAATCAGATTCAGGCTGAAAATGAACTGAAAGAG CGGATAACAGCTCTCAAGAGTGAGCATGATGCTCAGTTGAAAGCATTCAAGTGTCAGTATGAAGATGATTGTAAGAAGCTGCAAGAAGAATTAGATCTTCAAAGGAAAAAA GAAGAGAGGCAAAGAGCTTTGGTGCAGTTACAGTGGAAGGTGATGAGTGACAATCCACCTGAAGAGCAAGAAGTAAACTCAAACAAG aactattcaattttgaaagattctCGTCTTGGTGGTAGCAAAAGAAGCGAGCATATAAGAGTGAGGGCAGACAATAATGACGAACAG GATTCTCCTTTTGTAAAGGCAAAAGAAACACCTGTTccaaaaatattgaagaaagcTCAACATGTAAACACAGGAAGCGTACTGAGCATTCCAAATCCAAAGCATCATAGCAGG GGAACTCATCGTGACTATGAAGTTGAAACGAATAATGGGAGGATAACCAAACggagaaaaacaagaaatacaGCCATTGAG GAGCCACAAAGACGCAGGACTAGGGCTTCACCTAAATTGACCCCCCAAAGTGTCGCcaag GGCGCAGTAAGGACTGGTCATCTTGGCTCTGCAAATATTGGAGATTTGTTTTCAGAAGGCTCTCTCAACCCATATGCTGATGATCCCTATGCATTTGATTGA
- the LOC104776346 gene encoding synaptonemal complex protein 1-like isoform X2 — protein MQKLGFPAMKSLDQLRSMSGSAKTHSFSTRPPQDSVVSGSFSNLKLTAEKLVKDQAAMRTDLELANCKLKKSVEHVYALEDKLQNAFNENAKLRVRQKEDEKLWRGLESKFSSTKALCDQLTETLQHLASQVQDAEKDKDFFESKFNTSSEAIDSLNQQMQDMSLSLDAAKANITSRDKEFEELKLEKEQKDIYYLNEQCRTASIIEKKDAEITKLEATAAERKLNVENLNSQLEKVHLELTTKEDEVKDLVSIQEKLEKEKTSVQLSANELFEKLVSSEQEVKKLDDLVRYLAAELTNLDKKNLTFTEKFGQLSGLYDTHFLLLQKDRDLAIDRAQRSFDQLQREFFSVTAKKEALESAGKELNEKIVELQADKESLISQVSGIRCSTSQTIDKLESEAKGLVSKNAETESVISKLKKEIESLLGSLKTLEDKKQELSLNISSMEVKNKEKCEKLQADAQRQVEELETLQKESESHQLQADLLAKEVNELQTVIEEKGRLIHQCKEDEKKLNQQINKDKELLVTAETKLVEAKKQYDLMLESKQLELSRHLKELSQRNDQAINDIRRKYDVEKQEIINAEKDKVENMIKELSTKYDKELSHCKEESKRQLLTIQEEHASLSLSIREEHESKELNLKAKYDQELRQNQIQAENELKERITALKSEHDAQLKAFKCQYEDDCKKLQEELDLQRKKEERQRALVQLQWKVMSDNPPEEQEVNSNKDSPFVKAKETPVPKILKKAQHVNTGSVLSIPNPKHHSRGTHRDYEVETNNGRITKRRKTRNTAIEEPQRRRTRASPKLTPQSVAKGAVRTGHLGSANIGDLFSEGSLNPYADDPYAFD, from the exons ATGCAGAAGTTAGGGTTTCCGGCGATGAAAAGCTTGGATCAACTCCGATCGATGTCCGGATCGGCGAAGACGCACTCCTTCTCCACTCGTCCGCCGCAGGATTCCGTCGTCTCCGGAAGTTTCTCGAATCTGAAGCTCACTGCAG AGAAGCTGGTGAAGGATCAGGCGGCTAtgagaacagatctagaactggCG AATTGTAAGCTGAAAAAGTCAGTGGAGCATGTCTATGCCTTAGAGGATAAACTTCAGAACGCTTTTAATGAGAATGCTAAGCTCAGAGTTAGGCAAAAGGAAGATGAAAAGCTTTGGAGAGGATTGGAGTCTAAGTTCTCTTCAACAAAGGCTCTGTGTGATCAGCTTACTGAGACTCTGCAGCACTTGGCTTCCCAAGTTCAGGATG CTGAGAAGGATAAGGACTTTTTCGAGAGCAAATTCAATACTAGTTCAGAAGCAATAGACTCTTTAAACCAGCAAATGCAAGATATGTCTTTAAGCTTAGATGCTGCTAAAGCGAACATCACAAGCA GGGATAAGGAATTTGAGGAGCTCAAACTCGAGAAAGAACAGAAGGATATATACTATCTAAATGAACAGTGCAGAACTGCCAGTATCATAGAGAAGAAAG ATGCTGAGATAACAAAGTTGGAAGCAACTGCAGCCGAAAGAAAACTCAACGTTGAAAACTTGAATTCCCAACTAGAAAAGGTACATCTTGagttaacaacaaaagaagacgAGGTCAAAGACCTTGTTAGTATCCAAGagaaattggaaaaagaaaagacgaGTGTTCAGCTGAGTGCAAATGAACTGTTTGAAAAACTGGTCAGCTCCGAACAGGAGGTTAAAAAGCTCGATGACCTGGTCCGCTACTTGGCAGCCGAGTTGACTAATCTGGATAAAAAGAATTTGACCTTCACGGAGAAGTTTGGTCAACTTAGTGGCCTATATGATACCCACTTTCTGTTGCTGCAAAAAGACAGAGATCTTGCAATTGATCGTGCTCAAAGATCATTCGATCAACTCCAGCGTGAGTTCTTTAGCGTAACTGCCAAAAAAGAAGCTTTGGAATCAGCAGGAAAGGAACTAAACGAGAAAATAGTTGAGCTCCAGGCTGATAAGGAGTCTTTAATATCTCAAGTTTCTGGGATACGGTGTTCTACAAGCCAGACCATTGATAAACTGGAGTCTGAAGCAAAAGGACTAGTTTCAAAGAATGCTGAAACAGAATCAGTGATTTCGAAGCTGAAAAAGGAGATAGAAAGTTTATTGGGAAGTTTGAAGACATTAGAGGATAAGAAG CAAGAATTGTcattaaatatttcatcaatggaggtgaaaaacaaagagaaatgcGAGAAACTGCAGGCAGATGCCCAGAGACAAGTTGAGGAATTAGAGACCTTGCAGAAAGAGAGTGAGAGCCATCAGCTGCAGGCGGACTTATTGGCAAAAGAGGTGAACGAGCTCCAAACCGTCATAGAGGAGAAAGGGCGTCTTATCCACCAGTGCAAGGAAGACGAGAAGAAGTTGAACCAACAAATCAATAAG GACAAGGAGTTACTGGTAACTGCTGAAACTAAGCTTGTAGAAGCAAAGAAGCAATATGATCTGATGCTAGAAAGCAAACAGTTGGAATTATCAAGGCACTTGAAAGAATTATCACAGAGGAACGACCAG GCAATTAATGATATCAGGAGGAAGTATGACGTGGAGAAGCAGGAAATTATCAATGCTGAAAAGGATAAG GTTGAAAATATGATCAAAGAGTTGTCCACTAAATATGATAAAGAACTCTCACATTgcaaagaagaatcaaagaggCAACTGCTGACCATTCAAGAGGAACATGCTTCTCTG AGTCTCAGTATTCGGGAAGAGCATGAGAGTAAGGAGCTCAATCTCAAAGCCAAGTATGACCAGGAACTGAGACAGAATCAGATTCAGGCTGAAAATGAACTGAAAGAG CGGATAACAGCTCTCAAGAGTGAGCATGATGCTCAGTTGAAAGCATTCAAGTGTCAGTATGAAGATGATTGTAAGAAGCTGCAAGAAGAATTAGATCTTCAAAGGAAAAAA GAAGAGAGGCAAAGAGCTTTGGTGCAGTTACAGTGGAAGGTGATGAGTGACAATCCACCTGAAGAGCAAGAAGTAAACTCAAACAAG GATTCTCCTTTTGTAAAGGCAAAAGAAACACCTGTTccaaaaatattgaagaaagcTCAACATGTAAACACAGGAAGCGTACTGAGCATTCCAAATCCAAAGCATCATAGCAGG GGAACTCATCGTGACTATGAAGTTGAAACGAATAATGGGAGGATAACCAAACggagaaaaacaagaaatacaGCCATTGAG GAGCCACAAAGACGCAGGACTAGGGCTTCACCTAAATTGACCCCCCAAAGTGTCGCcaag GGCGCAGTAAGGACTGGTCATCTTGGCTCTGCAAATATTGGAGATTTGTTTTCAGAAGGCTCTCTCAACCCATATGCTGATGATCCCTATGCATTTGATTGA
- the LOC104776346 gene encoding synaptonemal complex protein 1-like isoform X3 — MQDMSLSLDAAKANITSRDKEFEELKLEKEQKDIYYLNEQCRTASIIEKKDAEITKLEATAAERKLNVENLNSQLEKVHLELTTKEDEVKDLVSIQEKLEKEKTSVQLSANELFEKLVSSEQEVKKLDDLVRYLAAELTNLDKKNLTFTEKFGQLSGLYDTHFLLLQKDRDLAIDRAQRSFDQLQREFFSVTAKKEALESAGKELNEKIVELQADKESLISQVSGIRCSTSQTIDKLESEAKGLVSKNAETESVISKLKKEIESLLGSLKTLEDKKQELSLNISSMEVKNKEKCEKLQADAQRQVEELETLQKESESHQLQADLLAKEVNELQTVIEEKGRLIHQCKEDEKKLNQQINKDKELLVTAETKLVEAKKQYDLMLESKQLELSRHLKELSQRNDQAINDIRRKYDVEKQEIINAEKDKVENMIKELSTKYDKELSHCKEESKRQLLTIQEEHASLSLSIREEHESKELNLKAKYDQELRQNQIQAENELKERITALKSEHDAQLKAFKCQYEDDCKKLQEELDLQRKKEERQRALVQLQWKVMSDNPPEEQEVNSNKNYSILKDSRLGGSKRSEHIRVRADNNDEQDSPFVKAKETPVPKILKKAQHVNTGSVLSIPNPKHHSRGTHRDYEVETNNGRITKRRKTRNTAIEEPQRRRTRASPKLTPQSVAKGAVRTGHLGSANIGDLFSEGSLNPYADDPYAFD, encoded by the exons ATGCAAGATATGTCTTTAAGCTTAGATGCTGCTAAAGCGAACATCACAAGCA GGGATAAGGAATTTGAGGAGCTCAAACTCGAGAAAGAACAGAAGGATATATACTATCTAAATGAACAGTGCAGAACTGCCAGTATCATAGAGAAGAAAG ATGCTGAGATAACAAAGTTGGAAGCAACTGCAGCCGAAAGAAAACTCAACGTTGAAAACTTGAATTCCCAACTAGAAAAGGTACATCTTGagttaacaacaaaagaagacgAGGTCAAAGACCTTGTTAGTATCCAAGagaaattggaaaaagaaaagacgaGTGTTCAGCTGAGTGCAAATGAACTGTTTGAAAAACTGGTCAGCTCCGAACAGGAGGTTAAAAAGCTCGATGACCTGGTCCGCTACTTGGCAGCCGAGTTGACTAATCTGGATAAAAAGAATTTGACCTTCACGGAGAAGTTTGGTCAACTTAGTGGCCTATATGATACCCACTTTCTGTTGCTGCAAAAAGACAGAGATCTTGCAATTGATCGTGCTCAAAGATCATTCGATCAACTCCAGCGTGAGTTCTTTAGCGTAACTGCCAAAAAAGAAGCTTTGGAATCAGCAGGAAAGGAACTAAACGAGAAAATAGTTGAGCTCCAGGCTGATAAGGAGTCTTTAATATCTCAAGTTTCTGGGATACGGTGTTCTACAAGCCAGACCATTGATAAACTGGAGTCTGAAGCAAAAGGACTAGTTTCAAAGAATGCTGAAACAGAATCAGTGATTTCGAAGCTGAAAAAGGAGATAGAAAGTTTATTGGGAAGTTTGAAGACATTAGAGGATAAGAAG CAAGAATTGTcattaaatatttcatcaatggaggtgaaaaacaaagagaaatgcGAGAAACTGCAGGCAGATGCCCAGAGACAAGTTGAGGAATTAGAGACCTTGCAGAAAGAGAGTGAGAGCCATCAGCTGCAGGCGGACTTATTGGCAAAAGAGGTGAACGAGCTCCAAACCGTCATAGAGGAGAAAGGGCGTCTTATCCACCAGTGCAAGGAAGACGAGAAGAAGTTGAACCAACAAATCAATAAG GACAAGGAGTTACTGGTAACTGCTGAAACTAAGCTTGTAGAAGCAAAGAAGCAATATGATCTGATGCTAGAAAGCAAACAGTTGGAATTATCAAGGCACTTGAAAGAATTATCACAGAGGAACGACCAG GCAATTAATGATATCAGGAGGAAGTATGACGTGGAGAAGCAGGAAATTATCAATGCTGAAAAGGATAAG GTTGAAAATATGATCAAAGAGTTGTCCACTAAATATGATAAAGAACTCTCACATTgcaaagaagaatcaaagaggCAACTGCTGACCATTCAAGAGGAACATGCTTCTCTG AGTCTCAGTATTCGGGAAGAGCATGAGAGTAAGGAGCTCAATCTCAAAGCCAAGTATGACCAGGAACTGAGACAGAATCAGATTCAGGCTGAAAATGAACTGAAAGAG CGGATAACAGCTCTCAAGAGTGAGCATGATGCTCAGTTGAAAGCATTCAAGTGTCAGTATGAAGATGATTGTAAGAAGCTGCAAGAAGAATTAGATCTTCAAAGGAAAAAA GAAGAGAGGCAAAGAGCTTTGGTGCAGTTACAGTGGAAGGTGATGAGTGACAATCCACCTGAAGAGCAAGAAGTAAACTCAAACAAG aactattcaattttgaaagattctCGTCTTGGTGGTAGCAAAAGAAGCGAGCATATAAGAGTGAGGGCAGACAATAATGACGAACAG GATTCTCCTTTTGTAAAGGCAAAAGAAACACCTGTTccaaaaatattgaagaaagcTCAACATGTAAACACAGGAAGCGTACTGAGCATTCCAAATCCAAAGCATCATAGCAGG GGAACTCATCGTGACTATGAAGTTGAAACGAATAATGGGAGGATAACCAAACggagaaaaacaagaaatacaGCCATTGAG GAGCCACAAAGACGCAGGACTAGGGCTTCACCTAAATTGACCCCCCAAAGTGTCGCcaag GGCGCAGTAAGGACTGGTCATCTTGGCTCTGCAAATATTGGAGATTTGTTTTCAGAAGGCTCTCTCAACCCATATGCTGATGATCCCTATGCATTTGATTGA
- the LOC104776348 gene encoding multifunctional methyltransferase subunit TRM112-like protein At1g22270 yields the protein MRLITHNMLSCNIKGVTNGFPLRIEAGNVIEKEVDFNPDFIRHMFAKLEWKALVEGARSMGYAELPEDSPDAAVLESDESFLKKLHHALLELHLEEGALVCPKTGRKFPVNKGIPNMLLHEDEV from the coding sequence ATGAGGTTGATAACGCACAATATGCTTTCCTGCAACATTAAAGGAGTCACCAATGGGTTTCCTCTGCGGATCGAAGCTGGGAACGTGATTGAGAAGGAAGTCGATTTCAATCCCGATTTTATCAGGCACATGTTCGCGAAGCTCGAGTGGAAAGCTCTCGTGGAAGGTGCTCGTTCCATGGGATATGCAGAGTTACCGGAGGATTCTCCGGATGCGGCGGTGCTTGAATCCGATGAGTCTTTTCTTAAGAAACTCCACCACGCGTTGCTAGAGCTCCACCTTGAGGAAGGTGCGCTTGTTTGTCCTAAGACTGGACGGAAGTTTCCGGTTAACAAAGGAATCCCAAATATGCTTCTCCATGAAGACGAGGTTTAA